CTGACCAAGCAGCAGGCGATCCGCAAGCATGCGCTGCGCACATCCCTCATCCCCGTGGCCACGCAGGTCGCATTCAGCATCCCCGCCGTCTTCACCGGCGCGGTGCTCACCGAGACGATCTTCGCGTGGAACGGCATGGGCAAGTACTTCATCGAGACCATCACGAAGAGCGACATCAACGGCGTCGTCGCCACCGCGGCGTTCGCCGGTCTCCTGACCGCACTCGGAGCCATCCTCTCCGACATCGTGGTCGTCGTTCTCGATCCCCGAGTGAGGGTGAGCTGAGCATGAGTGAAATGATCGACCCCACTGTCGAGGCACCCGCAGACCCGGTACTCCCGGTGAAGTCCGATGGCAAGGCACTGTCGAAATGGACGCTGTACACACGGCGATTCATGCGCAACAAGCCCGCCGTCGGCGGCATCGTGATCTTCATCCTGCTGGTGCTGTTCGCGATCATCGCGCCCCTCATCGCGAAGTACGACCACATCGAGCTCGACTTCCTGAATCTGGGCACGCCACCGTCCGCCGAGCATTGGTTCGGCACGACAGCGTCGGGTAACGACACCTTCGCTCAGGTCGCTATCGGCCTGCAGCGCTCGCTCATGATCGCCGTGACCGTGTCAGTCGGAACGACGATCATCTCGGCCCTGGTCGGTACGGCTGCCGCGTACTTCGGCGGCTGGACCGAGAAGATCACGCTCACCGTCATCCACTTCATGATGGTGATCCCGAGCTTCCTGATCCTCTCGCTCATGTCGAACCGTTCCGGTGGCGACTGGCGAGTCATCGCGCTCATCATGATCTTCGTCGTCGGCTGGTACTTCCCGGCCCGCGTGATCTGGACGACGGCGCTCTCGCTGCGCGAGCGCGAGTACATCCATGCCGCCCGCTACATGGGCGTCCGCGGTATGACGATCGTCGTCCGCCATCTGCTGCCGAACATCGGTTCGCTGCTCGTCATCAACTTCACCCTCGGCATCGTCGGCGCCGTCATGGCCGAGACGGGACTTTCGTTCATCGGGTTCGGTGTCAAGATCCCGGACGTCTCGCTCGGCTCGCTCATCGGCTCAGGGGCGAACACGATCACCAGCGCCCCCTGGCTGTTCTACTTCCCCGCAGCCGCACTGACGCTGCTCACTGTTTCCATGGCGCTCGTCGCCGATGGACTGCGTGACGCCCTCGATCCCACTTCGGCAGCAGGAGGCCGCGCATGAGCACTGTTCTCTCCGTTCGTGATCTCACGGTCAGCTTCCCCTCTGAAGCAGGGCGCGTCGACGCCGTCCGCGGTGTCTCCTTCGACCTCGAAGCAGGCAAGACCCTCGGCATCGTGGGTGAATCCGGCTCCGGCAAGTCCGTCACATCGCTCGCGATCATGGGCCTGCTCGACGAGAACGCCCGTGTCTCTGGATCGATCATCTACGACGGCCAGGAGCTGCTGGGCAAGTCCGACAAGCAGATGTCGGTCATCCGCGGCAACGGCATCGCGATGATCTTCCAGGACCCGCTGACCTCGCTGACGCCGGTCTTCACGGTCGGCGATCAACTGATCGAAGCGCTCACGGTGCATCGCAGCATGTCGAAGCAGGAAGCGTGGGATCGTTCGATCGAGCTCCTGCGAGTGGTCGGCATCACACAGCCGGAGAAGCGCATGAAGGGATTCCCGCATGAGTTCTCCGGTGGTATGCGTCAGCGTGTCGTCATCGCGATCGCGATGGCGAACAACCCGAAACTGATCATCGCGGACGAGCCCACGACGGCTCTCGACGTGACGATTCAGGCGCAGATTCTCGATCTCATCGAGAAGGCGCAGGCCGAAACCGGCGCTGCGACCATCATGATCACC
The DNA window shown above is from Microbacterium murale and carries:
- a CDS encoding ABC transporter permease codes for the protein MSEMIDPTVEAPADPVLPVKSDGKALSKWTLYTRRFMRNKPAVGGIVIFILLVLFAIIAPLIAKYDHIELDFLNLGTPPSAEHWFGTTASGNDTFAQVAIGLQRSLMIAVTVSVGTTIISALVGTAAAYFGGWTEKITLTVIHFMMVIPSFLILSLMSNRSGGDWRVIALIMIFVVGWYFPARVIWTTALSLREREYIHAARYMGVRGMTIVVRHLLPNIGSLLVINFTLGIVGAVMAETGLSFIGFGVKIPDVSLGSLIGSGANTITSAPWLFYFPAAALTLLTVSMALVADGLRDALDPTSAAGGRA